One region of Tamandua tetradactyla isolate mTamTet1 chromosome 6, mTamTet1.pri, whole genome shotgun sequence genomic DNA includes:
- the KRT19 gene encoding keratin, type I cytoskeletal 19 yields the protein MTSYSYRRSSSTSSFGGLGSGSVRFGAGGPFRAPSIHGGSGGRGVSVSSARFVTSSSGGFSGGYAGALAGPDGLLAGNEKTTMQNLNDRLASYLDKVRALEEANGELEVKIRDWYQRQGPGPSRDHSHYYKTIEELRDKILGATIENSKIVLQIDNARLAADDFRSKFETEQALRLSVEADINGLRRVLDELTLARADLEMQIEGLKEELAYLKKNHEEEISTLRGQVGGQVSVEVDSTPGVDLAKILSDMRSQYEAMAEKYQKDAEAWFTNRTETLNQEVASHTEQLQVNKTEVTDLRRTLQGLEIELQSQYNMKAALEGTLAETEARFGAQLAHLQALISSIEAQLSDVRADTERQNQEYQQLMGIKLRLEQEIATYRSLLEGQDAHYNDLPASKAL from the exons ATGACTTCCTACAGCTATCGCCGGTCCTCGTCCACCTCGTCCTTCGGGGGCCTGGGCAGCGGCTCCGTGCGCTTCGGGGCGGGAGGCCCCTTCCGCGCGCCCAGCATCCACGGGGGCTCGGGCGGCCGCGGCGTGTCCGTGTCCTCCGCCCGCTTCGTGACCTCGTCCTCCGGGGGCTTCAGCGGCGGCTACGCGGGCGCGCTGGCCGGGCCCGATGGGCTGCTGGCGGGCAACGAGAAGACCACCATGCAGAACCTCAACGACCGCCTGGCCTCCTACCTGGACAAGGTGCGCGCCCTGGAGGAGGCCAACGGCGAGCTGGAGGTGAAGATCCGCGACTGGTACCAGAGGCAGGGGCCCGGGCCCTCGCGGGACCACAGCCACTACTACAAGACCATCGAGGAGCTGCGGGACAAG ATTCTTGGTGCCACCATCGAGAACTCCAAGATTGTCTTGCAGATCGACAATGCCCGTCTGGCTGCAGATGACTTCCGGAGCAA GTTTGAGACGGAGCAGGCTCTGCGCTTGAGCGTGGAGGCCGACATCAATGGCCTGCGCAGAGTGCTGGACGAGCTGACCCTGGCCAGGGCTGACCTGGAGATGCAGATTGAAGGCCTGAAGGAGGAGCTGGCCTACCTCAAGAAGAACCACGAGGAG GAAATCAGCACCCTGAGAGGCCAGGTGGGTGGCCAGGTCAGTGTGGAGGTGGATTCCACTCCTGGCGTTGACCTAGCCAAGATTCTGAGTGACATGAGAAGCCAGTATGAGGCCATGGCTGAGAAGTACCAGAAGGATGCTGAAGCCTGGTTCACCAATCGG ACTGAGACCCTGAACCAGGAGGTGGCCAGCCACACGGAGCAGCTCCAGGTGAACAAGACGGAGGTCACTGACCTGCGGCGCACGCTCCAGGGTCTCGAGATTGAGCTGCAGTCACAGTACAACATG AAAGCTGCCCTGGAAGGCACGCTGGCAGAAACCGAGGCCCGCTTTGGGGCTCAGCTGGCACACCTCCAGGCGCTGATCAGCAGCATCGAGGCCCAGCTGAGCGACGTGCGAGCTGACACCGAACGGCAGAACCAGGAGTACCAGCAGCTCATGGGCATCAAACTGCGGCTGGAGCAGGAGATTGCCACCTACCGCAGCCTGCTCGAGGGCCAGGACGCCCACTACAACGACCTGCCCGCCTCCAAGGCCCTCTGA